One Loxodonta africana isolate mLoxAfr1 chromosome 4, mLoxAfr1.hap2, whole genome shotgun sequence genomic region harbors:
- the SAMM50 gene encoding sorting and assembly machinery component 50 homolog isoform X1, with product MGTVHARSLEPLPVGGPDFGALGEEAEFVEVEPEAKQEILENKDVVVQHVHFDGLGRTKDDIIMYEIGDVFKAKNLIDVMRKSHEARERLLRLGIFRQVDVLIDTCQGDDALPNGLDVTFEVTELRRLTGSYNTMVGNNEGSMVLGLKLPNLLGRAEKVTFQFSYGTKETSYGLSFFKPQPGNFERNFSVNLYKVTGQFPWSSLRETDRGLSAEYSIPIWKTSHTVKWEGVWRELGCLSRTASFAVRKESGHSLKSSLSHAMVIDSRNSSILPRKGALLKINQELAGYTGGDVSFLKEDFELQLNKQLVLDSVISASLWGGMLVPIGDKPSSIADRFYLGGPTSVRGFSMHSIGPQSEGDYLGGEAYWAGGLHLYTPLPFRPGQGGFGELFRTHFFLNAGNLCNLNYGEGPKAHIRRLAECIRWSYGAGIVLRLGNIARLELNYCIPMGVQRGDRICDGVQFGAGIRFL from the exons GTGGTTGTTCAGCACGTTCATTTTGATGGACTTGGAAGGACTAAAGATGATATCATCATGTATGAAATTGGAGATGTTTTTAAGGCAAAGAACCTAATTGAT GTAATGCGGAAATCTCACGAGGCTCGTGAAAGGCTGCTTCGCCTTGGAATTTTTAGACAAGTGGACGTTTTGATCGATACATGTCAAG GTGACGATGCACTTCCAAACGGTTTAGACGTTACGTTTGAAGTGACTGAGCTAAGGAGGTTAACAGGCAGCTACAACACCATGGTTGGGAACAACGAAGGCAGCATG gtACTTGGCCTCAAACTCCCTAATCTTCTAGGACGTGCAGAAAAGGTGACTTTTCAGTTTTCCTATGGAACAAAGGAAACATCGTACGGCTTGTCCTTCTTCAAACCACAGCCCGGAAACTTCGAAAGAAA TTTCTCTGTAAACTTGTATAAAGTTACTGGGCAGTTTCCTTGGAGCTCACTTCGGGAGACAGACAGAGGACTGTCAGCCGAGTATAGC ATTCCCATCTGGAAAACCAGCCACACCGTGAAGTGGGAAGGCGTGTGGCGAGAGCTGGGCTGCCTCTCCAGAACAGCCTCCTTTGCTGTCCGAAAGGAGAGCGGACATTCACTTAAGTCATCTCTCTCG CACGCGATGGTCATTGACTCTCGGAATTCTTCCATTTTACCAAGAAAAGGGGCTTTGCTGAAAATTAACCAG GAGCTGGCAGGCTACACCGGGGGAGACGTGAGCTTCCTAAAGGAAGATTTTGAGCTCCAGTTGAATAAACAGCTCGTGTTGGATTCA GTCATCTCAGCCTCGCTCTGGGGTGGGATGCTGGTGCCCATTGGTGACAAACCATCGAGCATTGCCGATCG GTTTTACCTGGGGGGCCCGACCAGCGTCCGTGGATTCAGCATGCACAGCATCGGTCCTCAGAGTGAAG GAGACTACCTGGGAGGGGAGGCCTACTGGGCCGGCGGCCTGCACCTCTATACCCCACTGCCTTTCCGGCCCGGCCAGGGCGGCTTTGGAGAACTTTTCAGAACGCACTTCTTCCTCAACGCAGGAAACCTCTGCAACCTCAACTATG GGGAGGGCCCCAAAGCCCACATCCGCAGGCTGGCTGAGTGCATCCGCTGGTCGTACGGTGCTGGGATCGTCCTCAGGCTTGGCAACATTGCCCGCCTGGAGCTTAATTACTGCATCCCCATGGGCGTCCAGAGGGGCGACAG gatATGTGATGGCGTCCAGTTTGGAGCTGGGATAAGGTTCCTGTAG
- the SAMM50 gene encoding sorting and assembly machinery component 50 homolog isoform X2, whose amino-acid sequence MYEIGDVFKAKNLIDVMRKSHEARERLLRLGIFRQVDVLIDTCQGDDALPNGLDVTFEVTELRRLTGSYNTMVGNNEGSMVLGLKLPNLLGRAEKVTFQFSYGTKETSYGLSFFKPQPGNFERNFSVNLYKVTGQFPWSSLRETDRGLSAEYSIPIWKTSHTVKWEGVWRELGCLSRTASFAVRKESGHSLKSSLSHAMVIDSRNSSILPRKGALLKINQELAGYTGGDVSFLKEDFELQLNKQLVLDSVISASLWGGMLVPIGDKPSSIADRFYLGGPTSVRGFSMHSIGPQSEGDYLGGEAYWAGGLHLYTPLPFRPGQGGFGELFRTHFFLNAGNLCNLNYGEGPKAHIRRLAECIRWSYGAGIVLRLGNIARLELNYCIPMGVQRGDRICDGVQFGAGIRFL is encoded by the exons ATGTATGAAATTGGAGATGTTTTTAAGGCAAAGAACCTAATTGAT GTAATGCGGAAATCTCACGAGGCTCGTGAAAGGCTGCTTCGCCTTGGAATTTTTAGACAAGTGGACGTTTTGATCGATACATGTCAAG GTGACGATGCACTTCCAAACGGTTTAGACGTTACGTTTGAAGTGACTGAGCTAAGGAGGTTAACAGGCAGCTACAACACCATGGTTGGGAACAACGAAGGCAGCATG gtACTTGGCCTCAAACTCCCTAATCTTCTAGGACGTGCAGAAAAGGTGACTTTTCAGTTTTCCTATGGAACAAAGGAAACATCGTACGGCTTGTCCTTCTTCAAACCACAGCCCGGAAACTTCGAAAGAAA TTTCTCTGTAAACTTGTATAAAGTTACTGGGCAGTTTCCTTGGAGCTCACTTCGGGAGACAGACAGAGGACTGTCAGCCGAGTATAGC ATTCCCATCTGGAAAACCAGCCACACCGTGAAGTGGGAAGGCGTGTGGCGAGAGCTGGGCTGCCTCTCCAGAACAGCCTCCTTTGCTGTCCGAAAGGAGAGCGGACATTCACTTAAGTCATCTCTCTCG CACGCGATGGTCATTGACTCTCGGAATTCTTCCATTTTACCAAGAAAAGGGGCTTTGCTGAAAATTAACCAG GAGCTGGCAGGCTACACCGGGGGAGACGTGAGCTTCCTAAAGGAAGATTTTGAGCTCCAGTTGAATAAACAGCTCGTGTTGGATTCA GTCATCTCAGCCTCGCTCTGGGGTGGGATGCTGGTGCCCATTGGTGACAAACCATCGAGCATTGCCGATCG GTTTTACCTGGGGGGCCCGACCAGCGTCCGTGGATTCAGCATGCACAGCATCGGTCCTCAGAGTGAAG GAGACTACCTGGGAGGGGAGGCCTACTGGGCCGGCGGCCTGCACCTCTATACCCCACTGCCTTTCCGGCCCGGCCAGGGCGGCTTTGGAGAACTTTTCAGAACGCACTTCTTCCTCAACGCAGGAAACCTCTGCAACCTCAACTATG GGGAGGGCCCCAAAGCCCACATCCGCAGGCTGGCTGAGTGCATCCGCTGGTCGTACGGTGCTGGGATCGTCCTCAGGCTTGGCAACATTGCCCGCCTGGAGCTTAATTACTGCATCCCCATGGGCGTCCAGAGGGGCGACAG gatATGTGATGGCGTCCAGTTTGGAGCTGGGATAAGGTTCCTGTAG